AACACACAAGGTCGGCACAACTCAAGTGATAAAAGTagctgctttgtttgtttttttaatttcgcgctagccgtccctaatttagtagtgtgagactagagggaaggcagctagtcatcaccacccaccgccaactcttaagctactcttttaccaacgaatagtgggatttactgcaCGTTATGATGCTCTCATGTTACAATGTGACTATCACGATGggagggtgagcatttttggtgtgacggggattcaaacccgcgaccctcagattacgaatcgagcgccctaaccacctggtcatgtcgggccaaatgtaatttgaaagttataaaactgcAAGATTTAGAgtgtacaaataaacaaattttaggCTTAGcaatttgttggtttttgtttgtttttctctaataAAGCAGCATTATTGAAAAACCAAAGTAATTTTATCCattttggtaataattttaatatacggGCAAAAAAAAATTGTCGAAACTAGTTTGCTGATTGGTTTGGTTGTCTTAGGGTAAAAACCATAATATATTCACAGTGGGAAATTGAAAGTTGTAGGTctgtagacttatcactgtctcACTGTGTGTGTGAGGGAAGTTGTTAAAATAAGTcgtaataatgtttaaataaatacagcCTTACGTATATGTATTCGAAATGTTCTGTGAAACTTTAAAATCTGGTGAACATCCATTCTCAGTGTTACTTGtgcataattatttttacatataaccaGACTTTTAAATCTTACCATGGAATCGTTACCATAATTGAGTGATAGCCCACTATTAACGTCCTGCATTTCGGTTGTTAGTCTGATAATACGTTGATAAAAGCTTCCTGGTCGTAATTAATAACCATAGCAACGACTAGGGTTTAGTTAACTTCACCTTGTCGTAACACGTATAACTTTGTACCAAAACTTCAAACTTAAGAATTACTAGGTCTCCGTCTACTGCTTATAAAGAAACGAAAATTACATCTAGACAAGTCAAAATGTCACTAAATCGACGTATTGAGTTATTTAGCTATTATAACCTATTTTTAGTATTACAGTCACGACCGAAACCTTTCGCTTAATAGAATGACTAATTCGATAGAGTTCTCAGAGCGTTGATATGAAAAAAGTTAATTAttgaaaaatcttaaattataaaattactacTCATATACGTAATTCAAGTGAAGTTTAACTTTTCACGTGCTAATTCTTGGTTGCTTTTACTATTAGTGCATTATTAgtctaatattttaaacttaacacAGAGGTCGCTAGTTAACCGATTTGAATCCTATATTTGTAAATTAGGTATCTGTACAGTGCGCAGTCGCGCTATAAACGAATATTTCCTTCATTTTCTCtaatgaaatatcttttaatttaattttgtaaaaatcacAGTTCTTTACACGATGGAACTTTTAAGTTCCCAAAATCATTTAAAGGAGTAATAAAACATGTCTTATTTGCAATGAATCTGTAACGGATGAACAAGAGAGTAATATAATTTCATGAACTTACTTCTGTAACTGAAGTTACACTGGTATCAGCAATAGAGGGCGTTACTCCATTCACTGGCCGAAAGATGACATGAGCGCCAGGGTTTACATGGTTGTCAAGACTGGATTCTGAGACGCCGTCATTGCTGGACATGTCCGTAACATCTACTTCTAGGGATGCTGATCCACGGGACCCAGACCTACATGTGTCAGACGTTTCTCCACAGGTTGTAGTTGTATCTGCTGTTGTGTCGCACACTGATGGTTCCACCTCGTACGGCCGATTTCCTGTCTTACTCACGGGCCGGAAGGCCGACGTTCGAGAGTAGGTGTTTTCTGGACTTTTCACTTGAGTCTGACTTTGTTCCACTTCAAACTGCTGTTTTCTAAAGTCTGAATCTGAAGTAGAAGACAGAAGAGGAGCTTGCGTAGTCAATGTCAAAGAAGGATGGACCATATTTTCAATGACAGCATCTTCCCTGTAATCCACGGATGAAGGATTGGAATCTCTAGACCAGAACATGGGGCCGTAGGGTAGGGGAAATGATTGTTTTCCTGCCCACATATATTCAGCGAAACACTGTCTGATATCCGAGGCTGAAAATGGCTTACCGGCTGTAAAGTAGAATGGTGAGGTTGGTGCAACAAAAGGGGGCGCTGGAGGAATATGATAGTTTTTGTTGGAGAAAGGGACAACTGGTAGATACGGAGATTTGGAGCCTTCGTTGGGAGGGTTGAGTGAAGAGTTGTGTTTTTCCGGAGAAGGATGATTAGGGAAACGTGGCCGTTTCGCTTCTTGGCTCCTGGAGGAGCTAGCCAAGGAAGAACAAGCCGTGATACGTTTCCTGCTTCCACCATTAAACATGGCTTTCACGTCCTCCCACGCGTGAATTATGTCATCAGATGGCATTCCAATTAACTTAATATGCCTTCGCCAAGAATTGAAGTTAGCGGCGTCCGGTTGGACGTACTTGGAGTCCGAGAAACGGTGAGAGTGGAAGACAAATTTGTTCGGAGAGAAAAACAGACTGCAGTAAGCACACTTGATGCACTTGGCTCGAGAACTGTTGTAACGTGACGGTACGAACTTGCCGCGACAGCCCCAAGCACACTGGTGGTAGATGTCGAACGCAAAGTTGTCCGGGAGTTTAGGAGGGGCAGTTTCTGCTAGGAAGGACTTGCACAACCTTTCTGCTTCTCGCTTGGAAATCATACCGCAGCGGCGTGAGGATACAGGCATGGCCCCGGCTCGCCGTAACAGTTCCAGCTGGACAGGAGTGCACTGAACGCACGTGATGCCCAGAGCCACTCGTCGATTGTGAATTTCGTTATAACTGAAGTGTTTTAGAAGAGTGTTGGAAATCTGAGCGAGGCAAAGTCTTTCCTGGCCATCAATGACTAGTGAAACTATAGGAATTCCATACAAAATAACTGATCGGACCTCATTGTTTCGAGACCCTTCTGTAATGTGGCTTACTTTGGAGTTGATCATTTCTGGACCGTTTGGAGCAATCGAAGGTGGAGGAGTTGGAGGATCTTTCTTTGGGGCTCTTGGATCCTAATTAGGAGTcgaaacagaaaaacaacaacaagaaattaaagttttaactctcaggaaataatataacaacatctGGAAGTATTGAATGTGAAACCATTTGTTTGACACATCTAATCCAACCTTTCATCTTTAGTTATAATAGATAATAAACATATCGTTCAAAcattgatttaaaacaaaaattggcAGTGAAATATTCAACAGATGAGTGTATTTCCCAAACGCGCAAGAGATAGTTATTCTGAACACACGTGCAGAATGTTCGCCACTACTAATTATTATTTAACCGACCAGTTACACAAGTACTAGTTATTCTGAACACACATGCAGAATGTTCGCCACTACTAATTATTATTTAACCGACCagttatacaagtactagttATTCTGAACACACGTGCAGAATGTTCGCCACTACTAATTATTATTTAACCGACCAGTTACACAAGTACTAGTTATTCTGAACACACATGCAGAATGTTCGCCACTACTAATTATTATTTAACCGACCAGTTACACAAGTACTAGTTATTCTGAACACACATGCAGAATGTTCGCCACTACTAATTATTATTTAACCGACCAGTTACACAAGTACTAGTTATTCTGAACACACGTGCAGAATGTTCGCCACTACTAATTATTATTTAACCGACCAGTTACACAAGTACTGACACCTGTTTATAAATTCATAAacgtgaaagtaaaaaaaacaaggtcGAAAACTATTAATCAGTTAGAAGACCAAACGAAAGCAGGTCTTGAAATATTCCATTTATTTCCACAAGTTCAGTTATGGAGTTAAAAGTACGAtcagtaattattataaaatataacttcaaCCATCCAGTCTGCTCTGTAAACTGTTAAAAGCTATTAAAAGATTTCCTGTCAATTTTTCCTGCTCTTACCTTACGCATAACTTTATACACATCCAATATCAGCCCCAGAGTTCATGGTAATAGAAATAGATTACGTAATATcaagactcggcatggccagatggttaaggcacacggctcgtaacccgagggtcgcgggttcgaattcccaccctaccatacatgctcgtcctttcagtcgtggaggcgttataatgtgagaattaataccgctattcgttggtaaagagtactccaagagtcggtggtgggtggtaatgactagctgccttccctctattcttacactgccctagtagggacggatagcgcagatagccctcgagtagctttgcgtgaaattcaaaacaaacgtaatATCAAgcgtttgtaaaataatttcacgAATCCATTCTGGAATAGTTATATTGATCTTCAGTTTCGTTGTTCTATTATACAGGGTGACccaaaaacatgtatacacactttgaatgattataactcactcaaactttttttttttacaggtgcaactgatttgaagtaacGGCAGAAGTAAGACTAAgctttgagaaaaggaaatttattttaaagtgttactggaagtgcGAGAACATAGCTGAAGCGCAAAGACGGTTTgaagggagtttcaaacagatccaccaacACCACTCATCATTACtcgaaaatatttgaaacaaatggaactgttcaagatGTCCATAAAGGGCGTTCTGGAAGACCACGGTCTTCCACCAGTCCCACACGAGAGgcagagctgttggaaagtctccaTCGATCGCCAAAAACAAAATCTGTTCAACAAACAGCCCGTGAGACAGGAATCCAAAAATCGAGCGTCAATCGCATTTTGAAGCgcgttcattggaaaagttttattccgGCGCTAGTCCACGCCCTCAGTGAAGATGACCCTGACCGGACAGTTGAACTTTGTGAGTGGTACCTGGAAAAATTtgcagaggatgcacagtttccaaacaagattgtctggagtggtgaggccacatttaagttaaatggct
Above is a genomic segment from Tachypleus tridentatus isolate NWPU-2018 chromosome 11, ASM421037v1, whole genome shotgun sequence containing:
- the LOC143231778 gene encoding uncharacterized protein LOC143231778 isoform X2: MSTQREGSTTPPPAPDVTADPRAPKKDPPTPPPSIAPNGPEMINSKVSHITEGSRNNEVRSVILYGIPIVSLVIDGQERLCLAQISNTLLKHFSYNEIHNRRVALGITCVQCTPVQLELLRRAGAMPVSSRRCGMISKREAERLCKSFLAETAPPKLPDNFAFDIYHQCAWGCRGKFVPSRYNSSRAKCIKCAYCSLFFSPNKFVFHSHRFSDSKYVQPDAANFNSWRRHIKLIGMPSDDIIHAWEDVKAMFNGGSRKRITACSSLASSSRSQEAKRPRFPNHPSPEKHNSSLNPPNEGSKSPYLPVVPFSNKNYHIPPAPPFVAPTSPFYFTAGKPFSASDIRQCFAEYMWAGKQSFPLPYGPMFWSRDSNPSSVDYREDAVIENMVHPSLTLTTQAPLLSSTSDSDFRKQQFEVEQSQTQVKSPENTYSRTSAFRPVSKTGNRPYEVEPSVCDTTADTTTTCGETSDTCRSGSRGSASLEVDVTDMSSNDGVSESSLDNHVNPGAHVIFRPVNGVTPSIADTSVTSVTEGRKHCSTRTSSFDVDGPTEASSYKKRNQDENDLHVSASMTSQETFQEQVRKEMAYREELSKQLHYVRDALCQELDQERKARFTVQQKLKEAQTALQAFTCKVLNPRHCGECGYKSSLME
- the LOC143231778 gene encoding SKI family transcriptional corepressor 1 homolog-B-like isoform X1; protein product: MSTQREGSTTPPPAPDVTADPRAPKKDPPTPPPSIAPNGPEMINSKVSHITEGSRNNEVRSVILYGIPIVSLVIDGQERLCLAQISNTLLKHFSYNEIHNRRVALGITCVQCTPVQLELLRRAGAMPVSSRRCGMISKREAERLCKSFLAETAPPKLPDNFAFDIYHQCAWGCRGKFVPSRYNSSRAKCIKCAYCSLFFSPNKFVFHSHRFSDSKYVQPDAANFNSWRRHIKLIGMPSDDIIHAWEDVKAMFNGGSRKRITACSSLASSSRSQEAKRPRFPNHPSPEKHNSSLNPPNEGSKSPYLPVVPFSNKNYHIPPAPPFVAPTSPFYFTAGKPFSASDIRQCFAEYMWAGKQSFPLPYGPMFWSRDSNPSSVDYREDAVIENMVHPSLTLTTQAPLLSSTSDSDFRKQQFEVEQSQTQVKSPENTYSRTSAFRPVSKTGNRPYEVEPSVCDTTADTTTTCGETSDTCRSGSRGSASLEVDVTDMSSNDGVSESSLDNHVNPGAHVIFRPVNGVTPSIADTSVTSVTEGRKHCSTRTSSFDVDGPTEASSYKKRNQDENDLHVSASMTSQESFSEALLQNTEARRKVQKEYDKMRETFQEQVRKEMAYREELSKQLHYVRDALCQELDQERKARFTVQQKLKEAQTALQAFTCKVLNPRHCGECGYKSSLME